The genomic window GAGAcaattaaaaaggtatacgaaatactaaagacagaagtgttttgtataaagaacATCAGtatgttgttgctgctttcaaagagtaattcaaatggtgcatgtgtgaatcattttgttgcaaaaatgccattttgaaaaaggattgttaggtttttattgcagagtttcattttgagtttcattttcaagtgagatgtttatctccgatgtgtgtagagttttgacacaatgagtgaaattctgcaacaagtttgtaagcaatcataaaaaattGTAATATTTCACAACTTAGACACCATGTCAGAAaagagtgagtttgtttttttctttaacagtttCTAAGAAGGATTCTTTTGGCCAAATACAGTTCATATAAAGCAACAAAGAAAGGTCTTacctctttttcattatttgtcatTTACGTGTACTTTTGACCCTTGAGTGGTTTAATCATGGGATATTTCAACTTTTACTTATGTCACTTTCCAGAGAGGTGTCTTTTACCTTTGCTTTGCATTATTACATGTGTAAATACAATGTGACTGCCCTTTAACTTCATGAAATTACAGCCCACATCTATTTTATGTGACAAAGTGGTAATGCCGTTGTAAAAATGGATATAAATGTTGATTATTTCTTACATCTAGGTGGAGTGACATTCAAGGCCTGCAGGCCGTCCCTCACTGCAGCTGATGTCACTGTTTACAtctcaacaacaacacacaaactgatgGTAAAGGTTTAGGAAAGTGGCCAAGAGGAAATCTTTGAGGTCCAGAAgaaacattacagtttttttcgGAATCCTTAAACACCAACAGTGATTGTTGAAGCAATCTCTGAAACCATTAACACTTGTATCCAATGCATTTACCAAGTGTGCCAAGCTGAATGCACATTCTCTGCTTTACActcagtttgtaattttataacacGTTTTTTGCAAAACTGTAAGCACAACTCACTGctttatacagttttttttacaattgcttAAACactaaaattcaaaataacacacagttactgaaacctgacactcaaggagcaaaacctcagcccagatctgcacaactataagcacattctcagcctttcactttttgcaaaactctacacacagtgttttgcaaaacattaaacacacttctctacattagacacagaaatctaacatgatgtcacttctttgccacTTCAAGGCACTGCCcttcaaaataccacacttatGAACCAATTGATCAAACACGGCCGTCAGGTGTGCAGACACTTAGGTGGTTAATTGTAAGCTCACAAATCAGgcataagcactataaaaaggcaacaggtgagtttacctgtcttcagCTTAAATGGAACATTGGCCACAGAGCTATTTTGACTGCCCCAAGACAACGTGGTGGTAACATCACATTCTGTGCTGCAATCATGCAGAATGGGACCCTCCACTGCTATGCCAAATAGGGTCCTTACAACATAGCCCACATTCTCACACTGTTCAACAGACTACACAATATTGACACCTCAGAAGACCATACacaattttcatttcaataCCTCCCACCATACTCTCCCCTCCTTAACCCcgttgaggagttttttttctgcatggcGGTGGAAGGTTTACGATCTCCAACCCTATGTCAGGATACCCCTCATTCTAGCCATGGAGGAGGCCTGCGACCAAATTGATGCAGCTTCTGTGCAGGGATGGATTCGCCATTGAAGAAGATTCTTCCCTTGCTGTCTTGCAAGAGAGGACATTGCCTGTGATGTAGATGAAGTGCTGTGGCCAGATCCAGCTCGGCGGAGAAATGATGCTTaggttgttggggtttttttttttataggttattcatgcttttttttgtctccaaatgtgtttacagtgtttatggCATGTACTAAATATTTTCATCACTGTGCAgtactggtcttgtgtgttgtgtttgatcaATGTATTCACGCACTTTACTTTAAAGATATCTCTGAAAAAATCAAATCCAGACTATATcattagaaaagtagaaatgttaagtgttttagattgagcacagcagtgtgtaactggttcaaacagaattggatcatatgaaccatgtgtgtgccaTATAGTGACAAAGGtgggtttttataaattactgtatagttttgaatgaaaggtttaattttgcaaaagatctgaggtgttctgctacttgtgtgtgtgattgtgtgaattgtgtgtagtgttttgacaaaatgagccctgttttcaaaattgtgcttaagcaattgtaaaaaactgtaatttgtgGATGTTTTATATAAAGTAAGTTTGCTTACTTCCTCTCATGGTGAAGTAGCTAATTGTGAGATGTCACAACAACActctctcaaaacaaaattcTGTAACTGCGATGCAGTGATATTCATTGAtccagagtcagagtcagatgtCTCTTATTAAAGGGTGAAATATGACAATCTTTCCTCCCAGTTTGTGTTGAAATATTTGGTTCCATGTCATGGGTCGATGATAATCAAAAACTTGACAACTTTCAACAGTTATGATAACggttatttaatatttaacttATTACAAAACCATTCGTAGCCATTTATTAATATACAGTGCAAACAGCCAAATACAGTGAGTCTAACATTTTTAACAATTAACTTGAAAAGATGCTTCAGTTGGATTCCGTTGTGTGGTGAATTCTAGGCACTTAAGTGTTGAAATATTCATGCAGTCATTTGTTGTCAGCTTGGTCTAAGATTTGCTGCAGTTTTTCATGAACAGTCTTCGGCTGATGCTCTGCTCCCAGCGTGCCTCTGGCTGCCAGCAGCAGTGCTGGCATACAGGAGGGACCATACTGTGGAAAGAGATTCTGGCTGAGATAGGGAACCCAAATTCTGTACATCCACTGTTGCATTGACAATTGCTTCATCTGAAATTTTCACTTCAAATGAAACAGTACTGTAACTGAGAACTCCTCTCCCCATAACTCACTCATTTAGCTTTTCAGAGTAAACTCTGTAAGAACTACCGCTTTGTATTTGCTTACTCTCCATGGCTACTAAATCTCCTGCTAAAAGTCCTGCTACAACACTGTACAATACCTCCAAAACATTTAGTGTGTAACACCATGCAGCCCTTTCTATATCACTGTCAGCAGTTTCATTCCAAATTCAATCAAAATTGAATTAGTTCTCGGGTTCACttgatctgagatttaacaaaTTCCGCTATTGAGGAACAGCccacaatatgaaaaaaacaaaaaacaaaaacgtgatGATGGATGAAAGTCAGAGGACAAATGCTCACCACTGGCTCTTCATCAGGGTGAGTGTTGCAGTGCTGGAGGTAGCTCCTGTGAAGCTTGGTCAGGTCACTGAGGAAGGACCAAGCTTTTCTCAGGCCTGTGAGCCTCTGCTCCAGCTCATCACGCTCTTTCTGCAGTCTCCGCACATGAGCCTCACTCCTGAAAATGgatggacagagaaataaaaagagaaatgaaaacagacgtCAGTTTGCATCAAATGTTCAATATAGCTTCTGGaatggaagagactgaaaactgGAACTGGAGACTGAATCGTTATATTTTTTGtcccaatacaaaaaaaaaagcattttacataAATAACAGATTATTGATGCTTAATTTAAGTAATGCAATAAGGAAAAGGTTACTCACCCTAAGTTCCTGCTGGACCCTTTTTAACGTTTTTGTCATTCTactcatgtttattttcacactgtttaaaCTTGTACTTATACCACGTCGCTGGGATAACTaggttaaaatggaaaaaaacctgCCACATTATGGAATTGTAAGTTCACTGTCAGTCATCTCCATTCAGTATTTTGCTTGTACACTTGCGCCAAATACCTGGTGTTTAACCGCGAACGTGGTTGAATGTTTACTTCAAACCACTACATTTTCTGGGGGtacactgaaaaacaagacTTCAAAACCGTTAAAAAGCAAATGCTTATCTATCAATACGGACGCATACTGAAATTGCATATTACAAGAGTTTTTGAAAGATTCCCAAATCAACATGGATGCTTAAATTGAATATGTGCCAGCAATTGTTCCACTATGACCCAAAAATGATCCATTCCACAACTACGTTTCTTATTCTTCCTGCTTTTGAAAGCGACATGCAATAATATCGGGGCAACACCGCCAACTAACGACTTGAAATGGTGCTGACACAATGGATTGGGCACTTGAACTGGGGCGGGACTGCTCTAGGTCCTGAAGGGACAGGTACCTCAAATCTTCCACCCTCTTCTTTACCTATATGTTTAATGTGATTAACAGATTTTGTATCAAGTTTCATTTACTAAATTCCATAGGAAAATTTCTATGTTTTCTAATATCAATCATATCAAAATTAGATGTAAATCTTAGCAAGCCTGGAACCAGTGGTGGCGCCTCATCTGTTTCAGGGTTGGACGATCCTCTGGATTTTCTTTCAGGCACCAGCGAATCAGGTCTTGGAACTctatgtgaaagagaaagaaagttaagTATGGAATTAAAAATGGGACAAATCAACCAACTACATGAGAGATGTGGAAGTTCTGTGGTGAATGTAGTCctttttgttagtttgtgtaTGTTGGCCATAAGAAAAATGTGTCTGACTTTACCTGCAGATGGTCCTTGAGGGAAAGGTAGATGGCCCTGGATGATCTGTCGACTGGAGGTGAATGGTGCAAAGCCACACACTAGACGGAACATGGTCACTCCCACAGACCAGACAGTGGCTGGGCCTGCCATATACTCACTATGCAGGAACCATTCAGGTGGTGCATATTGAAAGGTCCCTGCAAAGTAGTCGTAAGGGCAGTCCTGAAGCAGGTCTCCGCAGCCAAAGTCGATGAGTTTGACCGTGTGAGAGTCCGTCAGAATGAGCATGTTTTCAGGCTTCACGTCACGGTGGAGAACCCCGCGCTTCTCGCAGTGACGCAAAGCCCTCAACAACTGCTTCATCACCTCGCGAGTCACATTCTCGTCCAGAGAGCCACCCTGCGCTTCGCAGAATTCGGCGAGATCCTGACAGGGTTCAAGCAGCTCCAAGATCAAAACGAACTGACTTGGTTGTTCAAACCACTCCAACAGCCGCAGGATGTTTGAACAATGGGGGGCTGCGTTCACCATGCTCATCAGAGCCACCTCCAAAGGCAAAGTACCCTGTCCAggctacacaaaacacaggtgATGTGAAGGGAAGTTTGTGCTTTGTGCCATTAACACAGGTTCAATGGGATCATGCTTCAAATTCAGTATTGCTCTCTCTAGTGCCCTGAGAACAGCttaaaaaatgagtgaaacacAAATAGATTACTTACAATCTCAAGCGTCTCCTCTGCCCTGCCTTTAGAGATATACTTGATGGCAACCTGAAGAAATCAAAATCTGACCTGAGTCTACATATATCTCTAAGCTGTGACGATTAGAATGCtacaatcactacacaaacatGAAGCCAATCAGAAAAAGTAGTTCAACAGTAGTGGTAGTTACATTTCTTTCAATGGCTGAAGTTAGGGGAATGCTGTGACACtatatttcagatgaaaataaactaataaagaGTTCCAGTTGTAATATGAAGctttttacactgttattaaagTGATCGTGCCTCAAATCGGTGACAGCAAAACTTTGATGAGTTTAAATAAGGCCAGCAAGCTATGAGACAAAGATTTTCATCGtgacacaaaaaacagagggtTATAGTTACGGTCTTACAGGCATTTGATCCTCAATGCGGATCCCAGCAAAAACACTTCCAAATCCACCTTCTCCAAGGAAGTGCTGCTCCATGTACGACTCCTCAAACGTAGCTACGATGTGAAGAAAACATATGTTACTCTCTGTGAGAACGTTATATCTGAAACATTTCCATGAGGTGACTGTCAGATCAATTTCAGACCTCTGCGTTGGCGTTTGGTACGTCTGCCGCCTTTGGTGGAAAGGCCTGCTTTTTGCCGGGACCGCTTCAACCCCTGATGCCCTGGCTCTTCCTGGGGAGgtttgtcctcctcctcttcacaaAGTCTGCTGGACTTTGTGTGGCCCTCACTGTTCGGCTGAAGCTTCTTGCTACAGCCCTGCCTCATACTGATCTGAGGCCTGTGGCCCGTGGCCTGTCCAATGGCCACGTCTGGGGCCATAGCAGAAGCGACAGCTGCCACCCGGCCCTTGGGCGTTACAGTGGGGCAACTCTGACCGGCTACTTCCAAACATTTGTCTGGATCGACAGGCAATGGAGGCAGTGGGGTTTGGAGGTGGGTGCtaaacactgctctctcctctctctctccactaaaCTGTGAGCAcggctctctcttcctcctgatTGCCTTGCATGTCTTGTACAGAAAACTATCTGAAgctgagaggaaacagcagtAAAAAGATTACTGGAACCTTTTAAGGATACACCCTTGTCTGCTAATTCTGTTAACATCATTTctcattacaaaacattaaGTGTACTATCTTTCATGACTGGAACTCTTCAAAAGTTTTGTCATGTATACTTAAAAGCTGTTCcagcacacacatttattccGTGACAATTGTTTTCAATACTAGTCTGTTTCAAGTAGAAAACGACCAGAAATTAAATTTACCAGTTGCATGGATTAtcgccttttttaaaaaacgaaCGGTCGGGATCGTGTCACaacattgttatttattttctgatcGCAGTTATATTAAATATGACTGTAAATAAGCAATAAATAGTAGTCGCTGGAAAAGTACTTACCCGGTTtcgttttcaaaaacatttctctatGCCGTATTAAGATTTACTTTGTAAAAGACCATAAAAATGTCGCCTGAGATAAATCTCATCAATTTCACTTTTGATGTCTTATCATGTATCCGCTGACAACCTCGCAGAATTCGAAGGTGTTCATTATGATTTAGTGACAATTCGAAGATAAACTTAAGAACTTTGGTTACCATGTCAACATTACCTTTAAGGAAGTCTAAATGGCGAGATGTCCGTATCGGAAGAAGCTTTTCCAATGATGGATGCAGGATTTCAACACTAAGTTACACTCCATCATAACCCACCCTAGCCCTCTCCAGTCCCCTAATTACCCGACTCCCgtacacagagagcagaaatcTACCCAAGGGCACAGCGGTAGTCATATAATCAAGtaacttttgaaagaagtaaaCCGATATAACCCGACACTGAGCCTTAAATGTATCTGACAGTATGAACTGTACTGTTCTGAGGTAATACCAATACCGGCCACATTCCTCATATAAAGGCAGA from Chanos chanos chromosome 2, fChaCha1.1, whole genome shotgun sequence includes these protein-coding regions:
- the LOC115805028 gene encoding serine/threonine-protein kinase pim-1-like, which gives rise to MAPDVAIGQATGHRPQISMRQGCSKKLQPNSEGHTKSSRLCEEEEDKPPQEEPGHQGLKRSRQKAGLSTKGGRRTKRQRRATFEESYMEQHFLGEGGFGSVFAGIRIEDQMPVAIKYISKGRAEETLEIPGQGTLPLEVALMSMVNAAPHCSNILRLLEWFEQPSQFVLILELLEPCQDLAEFCEAQGGSLDENVTREVMKQLLRALRHCEKRGVLHRDVKPENMLILTDSHTVKLIDFGCGDLLQDCPYDYFAGTFQYAPPEWFLHSEYMAGPATVWSVGVTMFRLVCGFAPFTSSRQIIQGHLPFPQGPSAEFQDLIRWCLKENPEDRPTLKQMRRHHWSEAHVRRLQKERDELEQRLTGLRKAWSFLSDLTKLHRSYLQHCNTHPDEEPVYGPSCMPALLLAARGTLGAEHQPKTVHEKLQQILDQADNK